A window from Mangifera indica cultivar Alphonso chromosome 2, CATAS_Mindica_2.1, whole genome shotgun sequence encodes these proteins:
- the LOC123209501 gene encoding lignin-forming anionic peroxidase-like: MASSISFACTVLTLLLIICVQSEAKLSSNFYDSTCPNALTTIRTAIRTAISRERRMAASLVRLHFHDCFVQGCDASILLNDSSTIISEKHATGNMNSVRGFQVIDNAKSQVEKICPGVVSCADILAVAARDASVYVGGPSWKVKLGRRDSTTANLSLANTQLPDFQASLDSLISLFSTKGLSARDMVALSGAHTIGQAQCLTFRTRIYCNTSDINAGFAATRKRKCPASGGNATLAPLDPVTPNSFDNNYFKNLIKKKGLLASDQVLFSGGSTDSIVLEYSKKRKKFESDFAAAMIKVGNINPLTGSEGQIRKLCYTVN, translated from the exons ATGGCTTCTTCAATCAGCTTTGCTTGTACTGTTCTCACCCTATTGTTGATCATTTGTGTACAAAGTGAAGCTAAACtctcttcaaatttttatgaCTCCACATGTCCAAATGCCCTCACTACAATCCGCACTGCTATTAGAACTGCCATTTCACGAGAGCGTAGAATGGCTGCCTCTCTCGTTCGTCTCCACTTTCATGATTGCTTTGTTCAG GGTTGTGATGCATCCATCTTGTTGAATGATTCCTCCACAATCATCAGTGAGAAACATGCCACGGGCAATATGAATTCAGTAAGAGGATTCCAAGTCATAGACAATGCTAAATCTCAAGTCGAGAAAATTTGTCCAGGTGTTGTTTCGTGTGCAGATATTCTTGCTGTTGCTGCCCGTGATGCATCAGTTTAT GTTGGTGGACCATCATGGAAGGTTAAACTTGGAAGAAGAGATTCTACAACTGCAAATTTAAGCTTAGCTAATACCCAACTCCCCGACTTTCAGGCTAGCCTTGATTCTCTTATTTCGTTGTTCAGTACCAAAGGGTTGAGTGCGAGGGACATGGTTGCTCTTTCAGGTGCACATACAATTGGGCAAGCACAATGTCTCACATTCCGTACTAGGATTTATTGCAATACAAGTGATATCAATGCTGGCTTTGCTGCTACTCGTAAACGTAAATGTCCAGCTTCTGGTGGGAATGCAACTCTTGCACCTCTAGATCCGGTGACACCTAATTCTTTCGATAATAACTACTTCAAAAATCTTATTAAGAAGAAGGGTCTTCTTGCATCAGATCAAGTGCTTTTTAGTGGAGGATCCACTGATAGCATTGTTCTTGAATATAGTAAGAAGCGTAAAAAATTCGAATCTGATTTCGCAGCTGCCATGATAAAGGTGGGAAACATCAACCCTCTTACTGGCTCTGAAGGGCAAATCCGAAAGTTATGTTATACTGTTAATTAA